The Lucilia cuprina isolate Lc7/37 chromosome 5, ASM2204524v1, whole genome shotgun sequence genome includes a window with the following:
- the LOC111687851 gene encoding uncharacterized protein LOC111687851: protein MFSYLIVLNVVGCLWSAEGYSMHRNLFSEEVIENVCNQGGQYHADPYDCQYFIQCSNGIPYRQKCAIPLYWNQKRLTCQWSGLHCSEQIGTTTKGTTTTEVTTTTVSDTTSSKDTSTEPPCPTDETTTEEPETTTESSSTTFPTPCPTEITTTKEPETTTESPSTTSAPPCPTEVTTTVEPETTSVTTTKSPSTTSPLPCPTEATTTENLPTEMPTSSEASTSTDATASEGPSTSVSSEIPIETTKVTSSEESSTAEAASSTEATTSKDSSTEISTSSEAPSETSSATGTSTPSTEESSKNTEEVSTTSASTDTTTSQGTSSDISSTSEEPISTSSEVPNETTSKNPEEMSTTSKDSSSTERTTSKDSSTEISSTSTEDSTSSETIVSTVSTTSIESSTESSGSSTFTTEETSKNPSDTSTQSTSASTAVDCEEGDVDSSSNCEYYIQCINGQQVIIKCPDGTYWNQEIVACTIDNSHCHYTTAGSVATTLEGSTEDETATTNDDNQSGSTTMSTTTGSSSSLETTTSLGSTASDTTENGSSSETTTSRTSTEITTDRTTSNSGSTNESTTSNESTESETTSNESTVNGSSTEATTSGGSTESETTTYESTISESSSESDTSSETTTSQGSSESDATTESTSQGSSETTTNASTSESDSTSNKATTEHGSTADNTTPNEASASTSNSSPSQTSTTKEATATTFIKTSSVIASTSLRPNVCLSNSKEYHADPSDCSRFIECVDGLPNVLKCPDLHYWDAQSGSCVKGDCPTGTTLKITLMNFKMLQYVVNITTILIDLNNSLLIAVVAVFLITSCCCYGSQQYYDQLCEKSFSDFLPYPLDCRKFIRCSYGKSYVFHCPAKLLWHQEIESCDYSYRTKCKVKEIESEDRKSTVEHLQTTVKHLTADKLKLNPKFYYVESTIDNYNRTAVNVTGFAKNPSEINENLNSFINLKENILNKRSTKGIKCNKITNGATITKRTDAATVTATTLTEITENINSSDVTLLNLIEIKDVKITEIQQTTEYSTVNNSTMLKKLRKPKKCTCIKKRQLKFLTEDSAGITESSVKTVYITERLPEKTTERENENLIKTIENPLKSTTKSSVNISKSTERVKENLDSSFEEMALTDLERKNTTLPTFYRTTVPALLENNIENTDNIVSAGNISLTEFKLTNSKENSISVKLTVKPNGNITENTENPANTINLINDFKEDENIDLLTDFYLKDNSSVTDNIPVNVTVKPNVNLTVNTENPANIYNATAYSHHVNNSNTLTVYYLTDNSLVNITVKPNVNLTFKTENPANSFKSTQNPLNIDNSEMLHDFYLTDTIPVILTVTPNVNLTFNVENSSTTLNLRENVKETYNIQDVTNLNLTDTIPVTVTEKSDVILIVSEENAVKQNVNLTVNSENPVNTFNSTKHLININNSEILTDFYLTGNSYVNITVKPNVNLTVNANNPANSLNLTQNLLNINNSDIFTVSYLTDNFTVNTAVTSNVNLTVNFKNPVNNFNSTTNSFSINNNTISIDSYTTDIFNVELTVTPNVNLTVNTTNSANILNSTTVNRMITESAKNHSYFFNLTDNSTDVTENAVNLTENVKQHNDSKVNSFDYYLTKTTLMYLSEKPITKISTDYTTGNNDSVNLTVITVNTTEKNYPADSITTYLNISSTKNPINFLDLTENSTEPLNISMIREFTVNLTEEITLPTNLAYNLTEISLHNVTNENLTQFPLVESWNSHFYPSEGSTEFEIANNTLTDLTVNITELIETVNSTKEVMLTESSKNLYNKLYLNESSTDYLNINTETDINVNLTAKESDTTVNFLNLTENYENTLNSFVMESNPVTKDNTVITANVKENYVNVDNVTASMITELTKAENVNNILSEFYAPTTEETTGKLKTDFIEYNSTENSNVTNIKLTANLTESSDSDNSLVTQNKPNLSSSTIEIVTLTTPTTSHDYQLVDVTTIDPRLPFRSIECVGPTNRRKFKASECYQYYQCFAGWAFLLNCHEGWRFEATEGQCILDTNKECEL from the exons atgtttagttatttaatagttttgaaTGTTGTTGGGTGTTTATGGAGCGCCGAAGGATATTCGATGCATAGAAATTTATTCAGTGAAGAAGTTATTGAGAACGTGTGCAATCAAGGTGGGCAATATCATGCTGATCCTTATGATTGCCAATATTTTATACAATGCAGTAATGGCATACCTTATAGACAGAAGTGTGCCATTCCTTTGTATTGGAATCAAAAGCGATTGACCTGTCAGTGGTCGGGACTTCATTGTAGTGAACAGATAGGAACAACGACAAAAGGAACAACAACTACAGAGGTTACCACCACTACAGTTTCGGATACTACATCCTCCAAAGACACTTCGACAGAACCTCCATGTCCTACAGATGAAACAACTACAGAGGAGCCAGAAACTACCACAGAGTCTTCGTCAACAACATTCCCAACTCCATGCCCCACAGAAATTACAACTACTAAGGAGCCAGAAACTACCACAGAGTCTCCTTCAACAACATCCGCGCCTCCATGTCCAACAGAAGTTACAACTACTGTAGAACCTGAAACAACCAgtgtaacaacaacaaagtcTCCATCAACAACTTCGCCACTTCCATGTCCAACAGAAGCAACAACTACTGAAAACCTACCAACAGAAATGCCCACAAGCTCAGAAGCTTCTACTTCAACAGATGCTACAGCATCCGAAGGGCCTTCAACATCTGTCTCCTCTGAAATACCTATTGAAACCACAAAAGTAACTAGCTCAGAAGAATCATCAACAGCAGAAGCGGCTTCCTCAACTGAAGCCACAACTTCTAAAGATTCTTCAACCGAAATTTCTACATCCTCAGAGGCTCCGTCTGAAACGAGCAGTGCAACTGGTACTTCAACACCCTCTACTGAGGAAAGTTCGAAAAATACAGAAGAAGTATCCACAACCTCAGCATCAACAGATACCACTACTTCTCAAGGAACCTCTAGCGATATTTCAAGCACCTCAGAGGAACCAATTTCAACTTCCTCTGAGGTTCCCAATGAAACAACTTCTAAAAATCCCGAAGAAATGTCTACAACTTCAAAAGACAGCTCTTCAACAGAAAGAACAACATCTAAGGATAGTTCCACCGAAATTTCGAGCACAAGCACCGAAGATTCAACATCTTCGGAAACTATAGTCTCAACAGTTTCGACCACTTCCATTGAATCTTCAACTGAGTCTTCAGGATCATCAACGTTCACTACCGAGGAAACCTCTAAAAATCCCTCTGACACTAGTACACAATCGACATCGGCATCTACAGCTGTCGACTGTGAAGAAGGTGATGTTGATAGCTCATCGAATTGTGAATACTATATACAGTGTATCAATGGTCAACAGGTTATTATCAAATGTCCCGATGGTACTTATTGGAACCAAGAAATTGTAGCCTGTACCATAGATAACAGTCATTGTCATTATACAACAGCAGGAAGTGTCGCAACAACTTTGGAAGGATCCACAGAAGATGAAACTGCCACCACCAACGATGACAATCAAAGTGGCTCAACTACAATGTCAACAACAACGGGCAGTAGTTCTTCTTTAGAGACAACAACTTCTCTAGGATCTACTGCAAGCGATACCACTGAAAATGGTTCTTCTTCAGAGACAACTACTTCTCGCACATCTACAGAAATAACTACCGATAGAACAACTTCTAATAGTGGTTCTACTAACGAGTCAACAACATCGAATGAATCAACGGAAAGTGAAACAACTTCAAATGAATCCACAGTAAATGGTTCGTCTACAGAAGCAACAACATCTGGGGGATCGACGGAAAGCGAAACCACTACATATGAATCCACTATTAGTGAGTCATCATCGGAATCGGATACTTCTTCGGAGACAACAACTTCTCAAGGATCATCGGAAAGTGATGCAACTACCGAAAGTACTTCCCAAGGATCCTCAGAAACAACTACTAATGCTTCAACTTCGGAAAGTGATTCCACTTCAAATAAGGCAACTACCGAGCATGGTTCAACAGCAGATAATACCACTCCTAATGAAGCTTCCGCATCTACTTCAAACTCCTCTCCTTCACAAACCTCAACTACTAAAGAAGCTACTGCAACGACCTTTATTAAAACTTCTTCCGTAATTGCATCAACTTCTCTAAGACCCAATGTTTGCTTAAGCAACAGCAAGGAGTATCATGCAGATCCTAGTGATTGTAGCCGTTTCATAGAATGTGTTGATGGTTTGCCCAATGTTCTTAAATGTCCTGATTTACATTATTGGGACGCCCAGTCGGGCTCATGCGTTAAGGGTGATTGTCCTACAGGCACAACTTTG AAAATCACATTAATGAACTTCAAAATGCTGCA GTACGTAGTtaatataacaacaattttaattgatttaaataattctttgcTTATAGCTGTTGTAGCGGTCTTCTTAATAACTTCGTGTTGCTGCTATGGCTCTCAGCAATACTACGATCAGCTGTGCGAGAAAAGTTTCAGCGATTTTTTGCCTTATCCTTTGGACTGTCGGAAGTTTATTAGATGTAGCTATGGAAAATCTTATGTGTTTCATTGTCCTGCAAAATTGTTGTGGCATCAAGAGATTGAATCATGTGATTATTCTTATCGCACGAAGTGTAAAGTTAAGGAAATTGAAAGTGAAGATCGTAAGTCTACAGTGGAGCATTTACAGACAACTGTTAAACATTTGACGGCagataaattaaaactaaatcctAAGTTTTATTATGTTGAAAGCACAATTGATAACTATAACAGAACAGCTGTAAATGTAACAGGTTTTGCCAAAAACCCTagtgaaattaatgaaaatctcaacagttttataaatttaaaggaaaatatctTGAATAAAAGATCAACCAAAGGAATTAAATGTAACAAAATCACTAATGGAGCCACAATCACAAAGAGAACAGATGCTGCTACAGTAACAGCGACCACGTTAACAGAAATTACAGAAAATATTAACAGTTCTGATGTTACTCTTCTAAACTTAATAGAAATTAAAGATGTTAAGATAACAGAAATACAGCAAACAACTGAATATTCCACTGTAAATAACAGTACAATGTTAAAAAAGCTACGAAAACCTAAAAAATGTACCTGTATAAAAAAGCgacagttaaaatttttaacagaagATTCAGCTGGAATAACAGAGAGTTCTGTTAAAACTGTTTACATTACAGAGAGATTACCTGAAAAAACAACAGAGAGAGAAAatgaaaatcttattaaaactaTAGAGAATCCATTAAAATCAACAACGAAAAGTTCCGTTAACATTTCTAAATCCACAGAGAGAGTTAAAGAGAACCTGGACAGTTCATTTGAGGAAATGGCTTTAACAGACTTGGAGAGAAAAAACACAACATTACCAACATTCTACAGGACAACAGTTCCCGCTCTGCTAGAGAATAACATAGAAAATACCGATAACATTGTTTCTGCTGGTAACATTTCATTAACAGAATTCAAATTaacaaattctaaagaaaattcaatttctGTTAAATTAACTGTTAAACCAAATGGTAACATAACAGAAAATACTGAAAATCCTGCTAATACTATCaatttaatcaatgattttaaaGAAGATGAAAATATTGATCTTCTGACTGATTTCTATTTAAAGGATAACTCTTCTGTGACAGACAACATTCCTGTTAATGTAACTGTTAAACCAAATGTTAACTTAACAGTAAATACTGAAAATCCTGCTAATATTTATAATGCAACAGCATACTCCCATCACGTAAATAACAGTAACACTTTGACAGTGTATTATTTAACAGATAACTCTCTTGTTAACATAACTGTTAAACCAAATGTTAACTTaacatttaaaacagaaaatccTGCTAATTCTTTCAAATCAACACAAAATCCCCTTAATATTGATAACAGTGAAATGTtacatgatttttatttaacagaTACAATTCCTGTTATACTGACAGTTACACCAAATGTTAACTTAACATTTAATGTAGAAAATTCTTCAACGACTTTAAATCTAagagaaaatgttaaagaaacttATAATATTCAAGATGTAACTAATTTGAATTTAACAGACACAATTCCTGTTACAGTGACTGAGAAATCTGATGTTATCTTAATAGTAAGTGAAGAAAATGctgttaaacaaaatgttaactTAACAGTTAATAGCGAAAATCCTGTCAATACTTTCAATTCAACAAAACATCTGATCAACATAAATAACAGTGAGATTTTGACGGATTTTTATTTAACAGGCAACTCTTATGTTAACATAACTGTTAAACCAAATGTTAATTTAACAGTAAATGCAAACAATCCCgctaattctttaaatttaacacaaaatcttctaaatattaataatagtgACATTTTTACAGTTTCTTATTTAACAGACAACTTTACTGTTAATACAGCTGTTACATCAAATGTTAATTTAacagttaattttaaaaatcctgttaataattttaattcaacTACAAATTCTTTTTCAATCAATAACAATACTATTTCAATTGATTCTTACACAACAGACATCTTTAATGTTGAATTAACAGTTACACCGAATGTTAACTTAACagtaaatacaacaaattcCGCCAATATTTTGAATTCAACTACTGTTAACCGTATGATAACAGAATCAGCTAAAAACCATTcttactttttcaatttaacagACAATTCTACTGACGTTACAGAGAACGCTGTTAACTTAACAGAGAATGTAAAGCAACATAACGACAGTAAAGTTAATTCTTTTGATTATTATCTTACAAAGACGACTTTAATGTATTTATCTGAAAaaccaataacaaaaatttctacagaTTATACTACCGGAAATAATGACTCTGTTAACTTAACAGTTATAACTGTTAATACAACAGAGAAAAACTATCCAGCAGATTCAATAACAACCTACCTTAACATTTCATCAACTAAAAATccaataaattttttagatttaacaGAAAATTCAACAGAACCGCTTAACATTAGTATGATAAGAGAGTTTACTGTTAATTTAACAGAAGAGATAACATTACCTACAAATCTGGCTTACAATTTAACAGAAATTTCTTTACACAATgttacaaatgaaaatttaacacaatttccTTTAGTTGAAAGTTGGAATAGTCATTTTTATCCCTCGGAAGGTTCCACAGAATTCGaaattgcaaataatactttaacAGATCTAACTGTTAATATAACAGAGCTAATTGAAACTGTAAACTCAACTAAAGAGGTTATGTTAACAGAGTcgtcaaaaaatctttataataaactttatttaaacgaAAGTTCTACAGACTATCTTAACATTAATACGGAAACAGACATTAATGTTAACTTAACAGCTAAAGAGAGTGATACTActgttaattttcttaatttaacagaaaattatgaaaatactttaaattcatTTGTGATGGAAAGTAATCCAGTCACTAAAGATAATACAGTTATAACAGCAAATGTTAAGGAAAATTATGTTAATGTTGATAATGTTACAGCATCTATGATAACAGAGCTAACAAAAGCAgaaaatgttaataacattttgagtgaattttacGCGCCAACTACAGAAGAAACCACTGGTAAATTGAAAACAGATTTCATAGAATATAATTCGACAGAAAATTCAAATGTTACTAACATAAAGTTAACAGCAAATTTAACAGAATCTTCAGATAGCGACAATAGTTTGGTAACacaaaacaaaccaaatttATCATCTTCGACAATAGAAATTGTAACTTTGACAACACCCACTACGTCTCACGACTATCAATTAGTTGATGTCACAACTATAGATCCTCGTTTGCCGTTTCGATCGATCGAGTGTGTGGGTCCCACTAATCGACGAAAATTTAAGGCCAGCGAATGTTATCAATATTATCAATGTTTTGCCGGTTGGGCTTTTCTACTCAATTGCCATGAGGGCTGGCGTTTTGAGGCGACAGAGGGACAGTGTATTTTGGATACGAATAAAGAATGtgaattgtaa